Within Vicia villosa cultivar HV-30 ecotype Madison, WI linkage group LG1, Vvil1.0, whole genome shotgun sequence, the genomic segment AACGACAATCACACTCTCGATGTGGTCATCCTGAGCCTCAAGTACCTATTCGTTTTCTTAACTAGGTGGTCTTCCAAGAACGTCTAATATCATGATAGGGTTTTATACCCTATAGAACCATGTCAAGTAGCCACAGGCATGAGCTCACTAAAAAGGAGCTTGCACAGGCAATACTCCTCTAATACCAAGTAACTATTGAAATTATCCAGTCTCGCACCAAGATCTCTGCGGCGGACGCCAAAAGGAGAGAACTTATAGGGATGTCTCGGAATAATTTGCAAGTAGCCAAATTGGCGCATCGGTTGCTCGGGTATATAAGGATATATAAGAGATGACTCACTTGCAAACCACCCAGAGTATAAGGAAATGACTTCAAACAGACGTGTCAGGCCGTGACCCTCATATGGGCAGAATCAAACGCCATCTAATAACATACAATTGAGAAAGACTTTAAATGGTTCGACCTCACTATTCCCCCATATGGTCCTCGGGGTTGCGAAGTATATTCCCTTTTAAACGAGTTACCAGCAACTCGTGCGTGGTCCTCGTTGCAGCCCTTTCACGTTGTACTTACGTAGTTTGGGAATTACACCTGAGCCTAATTCGACTAGTGTTGTTTTTAGCCATTGCATCTGCATTAGAAACAAAGACAAATATAAACAACATGTCAAGAGAAATTcacaaatttaacaaaatcaACCAATTTTTTGCCTGAGCCCAATCTGGAGATATATCTCCGAAAATAATGCAGAgcaaattcggagatgcatctacggacaAACCTGCGATTGTCTCCCATGACAGAAACGCCATTTCTGCCCTACCAGTCCAAAAAACCTCAATGCATGTTCTTCTAGCCTACCAATTTCCTTTACGCTACTATCTAACGTACCTAAAACAACTAATGTAGCTTAAACGACTAACTACAAATcaaaacataaaagtaaataatttttttataaaacttacTAAATCAAATTGATGAAAAGTAAAAAATTGAATGTTTGAGATActgaaaaagagttgaaagaactCCAATGGTATAAGCGTGAAAGAATGGATGAGAAGCTTGAATGAATGGATGAAAAGTCTGAATGTTACAGAgctcaaataatttattttaaaatttttttaaaaaatgaatgagGAAAAAAAAAcgtctggagatgcatctccgaactacACAATTATTTGAATAAATGGTGTTTATGAAAATATATCTTCAGACACACTTTTAACGCATACAAATATGCATCTCCCGATTAAATTTTGATATAATAGAAATATGtctttaatttaatataaaaaataactaaaatagaCATCCAAAAATGCATCTTGGAGCTAGAGACCGTCTACATTTTTTTATAGTAGTGTGGGATAACACTTAAATATGAAAAGAGCAACCCAAAAAAAAACTAGTGGGTCATTTCTAATCATAACAACATTCGTGGCATAAGGTATGGGCCCAATGTCGTGTTCAAACCCCaattatttttccaaaaatttcaaCAAGCCACGGAATTATCCTCCTGAGTCCTGATTAaccattaattaaatatttaaattcaatCTCAATAGCTTATACGGAACAGTATACACTACTTAATACTTATTACTTAACCCTAACCAAAATAAGTAACGCGGTTATGTATTTAAGCTTCGCAAACCAAACTCGTAATATACGGTATTTCCTCTGCAGATACACGTATACAACCgtcaacaaaaaaaaccatttatATCCAATGAAGATTATTCATGTGTCCATTACTGTAACATCTTCAACTATGACACATTTTCCCAATCCGTATACTACATGATAAAGTATCCAAGTTGAACTTAATTTACGTGGATCCAACGTGGCAATAGATCAACTTGGACCAAAAGCAATAAATTACTAATATTTATCTATTCATTTAATAACTTTCAACGTTGaaatcagagtctgattctgatagTTCTTGTCACTAAGAAGGAACATGTTAACAATGGTGTTTAATTCATGCTATACTCTTCGTTCCTCAATTCCTATAAATACCAAACTTCCATTTCTTTCCCTACATCAACGCATTCacaattatccaaagatattatATCTCAAAAACAAAAATCAGCTCTCGTTTTCTGGTACACACCCCTCTTTTCTTCACTCTTCTCAATCTTAACctaatttttctttcattttgcaTTTTATTCATCAATTCCTTGTTCATGTTTCAGAATTTACAAAACACTATTCAACTCCTACATTTCCATTAGTTTCTTTTTTTAAGGTACTATAGATATATTTCATCACAATTtcatcctttattttatttttttgatttttaactaATTTAGAAATTTGTTATTGGTTGCAGAAAAGAGAggttgagtttgaagaaatgacGATCAAAGCAGCGGTTAGGGTTTCCGACGGGAAACTGATGGTGAAGAATCGGACAATTCTTACCGGAGTGTCTGACAACGTGACGGAGACATCGGCGGAGAGAACTGGACCGGTGGACGGAGTATTTTTAGGAGTGGAGACGGAGAAAGAAGAAAGCCGCCACGTGGTTTCTCTCGGAAAGTTAACGGACGTTAGATTCATGGCGTGTTTCCGTTTCAAGTTATGGTGGATGGCACAGAAAATGGGAGATAAAGGAAGCGAAATACCGTTAGAAACTcagtttttattggttgaaacaaaAACTGGGTCCCACCTTGATTCTGATATTATCTATACTATTTTTCTTCCTCTTATTGAAGGATCATTCAGAGCGTGTCTTCAAGGAAACGCTTTGAATGATAATCTTGAACTCTGTTTAGAAAGCGGTGACGTAGGCACCAAAACGTCGTCGTTTTCTCATGCTCTGTTCGTCAGCGCCGGTAACGATCCGTTTGCCACAATTCACAATGCTTTTGCGGCGGTTAGGAAACATCTCAACACTTTCCGGCTCCGTGACGAGAAGAAACTCCCCGGGATTGTTGATTACTTCGGGTGGTGTACGTGGGATGCGTTTTACCAGGATGTTACACAGGAAGGTGTGGAGGATGGTTTACGGTCGCTCGTCGCCGGCGGAACGCCGCCGAAGTTTGTTATTATTGACGACGGATGGCAGTCGGTTGCCGGTGATGGTGATGATTCTTCATTATTGCAGAGGCTTACTGGGATAAAAGAAAACgctaaatttcaaaataaagagGATCCAGAATTAGGGATTAAGAGCATTGTGAACATTGCGAAGGAAAAGCATGGTGTGAAATTCGTTTACGTTTGGCATGCTATAACGGGTTACTGGGGAGGGGTTCGACCGGGTTTCGAAATGGAAGAGTATGGTTCAGTGATGAGTTATCCTGAAGTTTCAAAGGGAGTTAGAGAGAATGAACCTACGTGGAAAACCGATCCATTAGCGGTTCAGGGTTTGGGTTTAGTGAACCCAAAGAAGGTTTTCAGCTTCTACAATAACTTACACAAGTATCTTTCCTGGGCCGGTATTGACGGTGTTAAAGTTGATGTGCAGTGTGTTTTGGAGACATTAGGTGCGGGCTTGGGTGGTAGAGTTGAAATTACCAAACAGTACCATCAGGCTTTGGATGCTTCTATTTCTAGAAACTTCCCGGATAACGGTTGCATCGCGTGCATGAGCCACAATACTGATGCGTTGTATTGTTCGAAACAAACCGCTGTTGTTCGAGCTTCCGATGATTTCTATCCGCGTGATCCGGTTTCGCATACTATCCACATTGCTTCTGTTGCATACAATAGTGTTTTCCTTGGAGAGATTATGCAGCCGGATTGGGATATGTTTCACTCGCTTCATCCCGCGGCGGAGTATCATGCTTCGGCCCGGGCTATAAGTGGCGGGCCTGTTTATGTTAGTGATAAGCCTGG encodes:
- the LOC131633286 gene encoding probable galactinol--sucrose galactosyltransferase 6 isoform X1; its protein translation is MLTMVFNSCYTLRSSIPINTKLPFLSLHQRIHNYPKILYLKNKNQLSFSEFTKHYSTPTFPLVSFFKKREVEFEEMTIKAAVRVSDGKLMVKNRTILTGVSDNVTETSAERTGPVDGVFLGVETEKEESRHVVSLGKLTDVRFMACFRFKLWWMAQKMGDKGSEIPLETQFLLVETKTGSHLDSDIIYTIFLPLIEGSFRACLQGNALNDNLELCLESGDVGTKTSSFSHALFVSAGNDPFATIHNAFAAVRKHLNTFRLRDEKKLPGIVDYFGWCTWDAFYQDVTQEGVEDGLRSLVAGGTPPKFVIIDDGWQSVAGDGDDSSLLQRLTGIKENAKFQNKEDPELGIKSIVNIAKEKHGVKFVYVWHAITGYWGGVRPGFEMEEYGSVMSYPEVSKGVRENEPTWKTDPLAVQGLGLVNPKKVFSFYNNLHKYLSWAGIDGVKVDVQCVLETLGAGLGGRVEITKQYHQALDASISRNFPDNGCIACMSHNTDALYCSKQTAVVRASDDFYPRDPVSHTIHIASVAYNSVFLGEIMQPDWDMFHSLHPAAEYHASARAISGGPVYVSDKPGNHDYDLLKKMVLPDGSVLRARLPGRPTVDCLFNDPARDGASLLKIWNMNAYGGVLGVYNCQGAAWSDTEKKNAFHQRDSAAITGYIRGRDVHLISEAVAGDGDWNGDCAFYAHHSGELVILPHNVAMPLTLKVLEHEVFAVAPIKVLGGGDGHRFAPIGLVNMFNAGGAVERLVYEDGVVRLEVKGCGKFGAYSSVRPTRCLLKDNVVDFEYDNDSALLSFAIDYLPQEGQSVHHIQIEL
- the LOC131633286 gene encoding probable galactinol--sucrose galactosyltransferase 6 isoform X2, encoding MTIKAAVRVSDGKLMVKNRTILTGVSDNVTETSAERTGPVDGVFLGVETEKEESRHVVSLGKLTDVRFMACFRFKLWWMAQKMGDKGSEIPLETQFLLVETKTGSHLDSDIIYTIFLPLIEGSFRACLQGNALNDNLELCLESGDVGTKTSSFSHALFVSAGNDPFATIHNAFAAVRKHLNTFRLRDEKKLPGIVDYFGWCTWDAFYQDVTQEGVEDGLRSLVAGGTPPKFVIIDDGWQSVAGDGDDSSLLQRLTGIKENAKFQNKEDPELGIKSIVNIAKEKHGVKFVYVWHAITGYWGGVRPGFEMEEYGSVMSYPEVSKGVRENEPTWKTDPLAVQGLGLVNPKKVFSFYNNLHKYLSWAGIDGVKVDVQCVLETLGAGLGGRVEITKQYHQALDASISRNFPDNGCIACMSHNTDALYCSKQTAVVRASDDFYPRDPVSHTIHIASVAYNSVFLGEIMQPDWDMFHSLHPAAEYHASARAISGGPVYVSDKPGNHDYDLLKKMVLPDGSVLRARLPGRPTVDCLFNDPARDGASLLKIWNMNAYGGVLGVYNCQGAAWSDTEKKNAFHQRDSAAITGYIRGRDVHLISEAVAGDGDWNGDCAFYAHHSGELVILPHNVAMPLTLKVLEHEVFAVAPIKVLGGGDGHRFAPIGLVNMFNAGGAVERLVYEDGVVRLEVKGCGKFGAYSSVRPTRCLLKDNVVDFEYDNDSALLSFAIDYLPQEGQSVHHIQIEL